GAACAAGTAAATCCTTTTTTAACTTTCTACGCAGCAACCATTAGAAAAGACATCAATAATTACCCTGAAAACGGATTTCAGATGGAAAATGCTCTAACTAGAGAAGAAACCTTAAAAGGGATGACTATTTGGGCTGCATATTCTAATTTTGAAGAACAAGAAAAAGGTTCTATTGAAATAGGCAAGTTTGCTGATTTTGTAATTCTAAATCAAGATATTATGAAAGTAGAAGGTGATAAAATTCCTAAAACAAAAGCAGTTGAAACATACTTAAATGGAGAAAAAGTGTATTAATAACAATGCAATTTTACAACAATTTACACACCTAAAACTTGTTTTAAAGTTTTAGGTGTTTTTATAAAAAAGCGAAATTAAAACAACCTTAGAGCTAAACTTTTTTAATGTTTTTCACCAAACTTTCAGACAAACTCAACAACCACCTAACTTGTTCAGAAATTAATTGTGTTTCATGTAATTGCGATCTCATTTCTTTAGAAATAGGTAATCCTTTTTTTATTTCGGCATCTCTTAAAGCTGATAAATTATGAAAATAATCTTCATAATTTTTTGTTGCCATAGTAAGCTCTTCACTATCTAAATTAGCAGTAGTTTCTGCATTATTTAAAATGGCTATTGCTTTATTTAACTGAAATAAAATATGCTTTATATAAATTTCAAATTGTTTTGGCACCTTACCGGTTTCATTAGTTCTTATATACATGCCTAATGAAGATAGAGAGGATAAATAGGTATTAAAAATAGTCATTAACTCGTAAAATATTACAATATTTTCTTGTTTAGATTTTGGTTCTTGTGCCAATCTTTGATAAGCTGCATTTAAGTTTCCTACTTGTAAAAAAGCTTCTTTTCTTGCCAGAGCATACTCGGTAGGGACTTCTCCTTTTTTATGATAAAACAAATCTATTTGTATCAATAGTTTAGAAAAACCTTCTATAGAATTTAAGAAAAACTCCTTAATATTCTTAGCTTCCCACGCTGGCCAAAAAAAGTAATTAGCTACATAAGCCAAAAGAGAACCTATTAAGGTATCAAAAACTCTAAACTTTATAACTGTTAAAATATTAGGATTCATTAAAGCATAAATAAAAATAACATAGAGGGTAATAAATGCAGCTCCGTTTCTATAGTTTTGTTTCACTAAAGAAAAACCAATAATTAAAGACGATACAGATATCAGACCATAAATAATTGGATTTTGCGTTAAAAAAACAATTCCAACACCTACCGTAGCGCCTATTAACGTACCTAATACTCTATGTTTTGTTCTTTCTTTGGTTAAGCCATAACTAGGTCTCATAATAACCACAATGGTTAATAGAATCCAATAAGGCTGTTGCATATCAATTGCAAAACCAATCATTAAACCAATAAGCATGGTAAGTGTTAATCTTAACGAATGCCTAAATATGGGCGACTTTAAACTAAAGTTTGCTTTTAGTTTTTTAAGGTCATAATCTTGAGGAGTTAAAAATTGTTCGGCATCTTT
The nucleotide sequence above comes from Polaribacter butkevichii. Encoded proteins:
- a CDS encoding FUSC family protein, whose translation is MIKNLIRYFKGVYFIKALVVALAMVIPVLISIYFFDSFKIGFSIALGAIFCAPSDISGSLKHKFFGIVASIFLTFVVTLLIGSFTSYFVLIPLLIILVFSISYLSVFSFRASLISFAGLISLVLALAPHSIEISVFEHSLLIALGGIWYLFLTTLTELVLPKLQVDYLFVQLIEKTAEFVKIRGKLLVDTENRTALLEENFKLQVDINELHETIREVVLEKRFSLVFSNRTRRQQLIFSKIIEIYELAISNTVDYDKFDALFKEHQEKVDEFKLLIFEVSKRLNHISKVILKEEKLTFHNNFKILLKKIQNHIEIYKVTVGLPESREGVIFLLNYKAYQEKQIGNLMDIFRVLDNYSKNDKIRAIKDAEQFLTPQDYDLKKLKANFSLKSPIFRHSLRLTLTMLIGLMIGFAIDMQQPYWILLTIVVIMRPSYGLTKERTKHRVLGTLIGATVGVGIVFLTQNPIIYGLISVSSLIIGFSLVKQNYRNGAAFITLYVIFIYALMNPNILTVIKFRVFDTLIGSLLAYVANYFFWPAWEAKNIKEFFLNSIEGFSKLLIQIDLFYHKKGEVPTEYALARKEAFLQVGNLNAAYQRLAQEPKSKQENIVIFYELMTIFNTYLSSLSSLGMYIRTNETGKVPKQFEIYIKHILFQLNKAIAILNNAETTANLDSEELTMATKNYEDYFHNLSALRDAEIKKGLPISKEMRSQLHETQLISEQVRWLLSLSESLVKNIKKV